The stretch of DNA TGGCAGACAGGGCACTCGGGCTCGGAGGACTGGCAGATCTGGCCGGCGCAGTCCATGCAGAAGAGGTTGTGGCCGCAGGGCACGAGGGCGGCCGTCACCTCGCTCTCGAAGCACACGTAGCAGTCCCTACTGGCGCCCACTGGCGCCCCCGCCAGGCCGGCCGCCTTGAAGCGGCTCAGCACGCCGGCGCTCACCCCGACCCCGCTGCCACCACCCTCTGAGTCGGTGGGAGACCCCCCAGGCAGTGAGGAGGCGGAGCAGGAGGAGTAGCCCGTGGTGCTgcccccgctgctgctgctgccgccgctgccCCCCGAGAAGGAGGCGCTGCCTGCCTGCAGCCAGGAGAGGGCGCTGAGCGGGTCGCTCTGAGCGCGGCGGGCCAGCGGGTGTTCCAGGGCGGGATCTGACGGGAGGGTGGGCGACAGGCGGGGCGTGGCCACGCCCCCACTGACCACGCTGCTGTTGCGCCGCTGCTGCGGcggttgctgctgctgctgctgctggccgtTCACAAAGGGACCCCAGATGTTGGGGCTGCTGAATTCGAACCCGAGGTCGTCTGCCGGCGGCGCGGGCAGGCAGGGCGCCGAGTCGCCGCTGAAGGAGAAGCCGGCGCCACCGCCGCTGCCCGTGCTGAAGGGGCTGGTGGGGCTGCCGCTCTCCTGCGGCTCCGAGCTCACGCCGCCATTGTGGAAAGACGCCGGCGCCATCTTGCGGCCCGAGTGGCGCAGGGCGAGGGGGAGGGCTGAGGACGAGGCCGGGTGGCCCCCCCTGGACCACAGCGCCCCGCCCAGCCCCAGCGAGCCAAGCCCCTCCAGGCTGACGTCGGTGCCGTTGCTGTGGAAGTCGTTGTCGCCCTGCAGGTCGACGAAGGCGCCGGTGCGCAGCGTGATGTGCGTCTCGATCTCCTCACGGGCGCGGTCCACGTTCTCCGGCATGCCCGTCACCTCGAACACCGGGTCCTTCTCGCGGCTTGGCGTCACGATGTAAGTGTGCGTCTGCTGCTGGATGCGCTTGATGGTGGCGCCCTTGGGTCCCACCACCAGCCCCACCACCCGGTACGGCACCCGCACCTGGATGGTGGTCTGCCCCGGCAGGTGAGGGGGTCCCGGGAGGTTTCCGCcgccccccggccccgcccccgcgcCCCCGGCCTTGCAGCGGGACGCCCGGATCATGGAGAAGTGCTCGGCCGCTGACAGGATCTCCCGCTTGGCCATCTCCACGTCCTCCCTTCGGCCAGTCACGATGAACACCGGGTCCTCTCCTCGCACCGGCGTCTTTATGTAGGTGTTAGTCTTCGCCCGCAGGGCCTTGATCTTACAGCCTGGAGGCGGGAGTGACAAGACAGATTTCAGACTGTGGATTCACAGGTTTCACCACTCGCACTCAACTCCTTTCTTGAATTCAAAGGTTGGAGTTTTACGAGGTCATAGTGATATTTATTCACTACAGACTGTCTGTTGCACTGTGTTCTGGAAGAAAGGTCTGGAGGCAAACAGGCTATCAGTTCCGACCCGACCGTCGCTTCTGTAAGAAGAGTAA from Megalops cyprinoides isolate fMegCyp1 chromosome 20, fMegCyp1.pri, whole genome shotgun sequence encodes:
- the LOC118795826 gene encoding RNA-binding protein MEX3B-like isoform X1, with translation MPSPLFHLEMMEHEMVNGQHNGVSLPGDTDAESRDEEHQEALRFAFDQLSLMAVEKGDCVTGGALVDPLDAPNSISETCNGVGGGYVGLQMLEHPNGSLGSPTSCSPSPEYYGSGGYHMAGPHSHSSMLGEPNSALCSRKRSVNMTECVPVPSSEHVAEIVGRQGCKIKALRAKTNTYIKTPVRGEDPVFIVTGRREDVEMAKREILSAAEHFSMIRASRCKAGGAGAGPGGGGNLPGPPHLPGQTTIQVRVPYRVVGLVVGPKGATIKRIQQQTHTYIVTPSREKDPVFEVTGMPENVDRAREEIETHITLRTGAFVDLQGDNDFHSNGTDVSLEGLGSLGLGGALWSRGGHPASSSALPLALRHSGRKMAPASFHNGGVSSEPQESGSPTSPFSTGSGGGAGFSFSGDSAPCLPAPPADDLGFEFSSPNIWGPFVNGQQQQQQQPPQQRRNSSVVSGGVATPRLSPTLPSDPALEHPLARRAQSDPLSALSWLQAGSASFSGGSGGSSSSGGSTTGYSSCSASSLPGGSPTDSEGGGSGVGVSAGVLSRFKAAGLAGAPVGASRDCYVCFESEVTAALVPCGHNLFCMDCAGQICQSSEPECPVCHTVATQCIRIFS
- the LOC118795826 gene encoding RNA-binding protein MEX3B-like isoform X2, which gives rise to MMEHEMVNGQHNGVSLPGDTDAESRDEEHQEALRFAFDQLSLMAVEKGDCVTGGALVDPLDAPNSISETCNGVGGGYVGLQMLEHPNGSLGSPTSCSPSPEYYGSGGYHMAGPHSHSSMLGEPNSALCSRKRSVNMTECVPVPSSEHVAEIVGRQGCKIKALRAKTNTYIKTPVRGEDPVFIVTGRREDVEMAKREILSAAEHFSMIRASRCKAGGAGAGPGGGGNLPGPPHLPGQTTIQVRVPYRVVGLVVGPKGATIKRIQQQTHTYIVTPSREKDPVFEVTGMPENVDRAREEIETHITLRTGAFVDLQGDNDFHSNGTDVSLEGLGSLGLGGALWSRGGHPASSSALPLALRHSGRKMAPASFHNGGVSSEPQESGSPTSPFSTGSGGGAGFSFSGDSAPCLPAPPADDLGFEFSSPNIWGPFVNGQQQQQQQPPQQRRNSSVVSGGVATPRLSPTLPSDPALEHPLARRAQSDPLSALSWLQAGSASFSGGSGGSSSSGGSTTGYSSCSASSLPGGSPTDSEGGGSGVGVSAGVLSRFKAAGLAGAPVGASRDCYVCFESEVTAALVPCGHNLFCMDCAGQICQSSEPECPVCHTVATQCIRIFS